A single Vicinamibacteria bacterium DNA region contains:
- the lysA gene encoding diaminopimelate decarboxylase — MSGFARTDSTLLCDGVSLLDAATRFGTPLYVYSQAAIVDAYWDYDRAFTKVPHRIHYALKANSNLALLRILAGLGAGADIVSGLEMEAALRAGFPPERIVFAGVGKTEAELVLGVERGIRDFNVESEEEISRLAEVAKGRQRTARVSLRVNPDIDPRSHPYISTGLRENKFGVDIAKAPAILRRARERPGIAVVGLQCHIGSQITDLEPLAEAAREVAALSRELLGEGFPLETVDLGGGLGVDYEGGGAPGAAALAARVLPELAGLPLTLLLEPGRSLVAGAGALLTRVLYLKENRGKRFVIVDAGMNDLLRPALYGAHHRIEPVVSRGGAPQTVDVVGPVCETGDFLARDRPLPPLEVGDLLAVRDAGAYGFCMSSNYNLRPRAAEVLVAEGGLRLIRRRETFEDLIRTET, encoded by the coding sequence ATGTCCGGCTTCGCGCGAACTGATTCCACCCTCCTCTGCGACGGGGTCTCCCTTCTGGACGCGGCCACCCGCTTCGGGACCCCCCTTTACGTCTACAGCCAGGCCGCCATCGTCGATGCCTACTGGGACTACGACCGGGCCTTCACCAAGGTCCCCCACCGCATCCACTACGCGCTCAAAGCCAACAGCAACCTGGCCCTGCTGCGCATCCTGGCCGGCCTGGGCGCGGGGGCGGACATCGTCTCCGGCCTGGAGATGGAGGCGGCTCTACGGGCCGGCTTCCCTCCCGAGCGCATCGTGTTCGCGGGAGTGGGGAAGACGGAGGCGGAGCTCGTCCTGGGGGTCGAGCGCGGCATCCGCGATTTCAACGTCGAGAGCGAGGAGGAGATCTCGCGCCTGGCGGAAGTGGCGAAAGGGCGGCAGCGCACGGCCCGCGTTTCCCTGCGCGTGAACCCCGACATCGACCCCCGGTCGCACCCCTACATCTCCACCGGGCTGCGCGAGAACAAGTTCGGGGTCGACATCGCCAAGGCCCCCGCCATCCTGCGGCGGGCCCGGGAGCGGCCGGGGATCGCGGTGGTGGGCCTCCAGTGCCACATCGGCTCCCAGATCACGGACCTGGAACCGCTGGCGGAGGCGGCGCGCGAGGTGGCCGCCCTCTCGCGAGAGCTGCTGGGGGAGGGTTTCCCGCTGGAGACGGTGGACCTGGGCGGCGGGCTGGGGGTGGACTACGAGGGGGGCGGGGCGCCCGGGGCCGCGGCCCTGGCCGCGCGCGTCCTGCCCGAGCTGGCCGGCCTGCCCCTGACCCTCCTCCTGGAGCCCGGGCGGTCGCTGGTGGCGGGCGCGGGCGCTCTCCTGACCCGCGTGCTCTACCTCAAGGAAAACCGCGGAAAGCGGTTCGTGATCGTGGACGCGGGGATGAACGACCTCCTGCGGCCGGCCCTCTACGGGGCCCACCACCGCATCGAGCCCGTGGTCTCCCGGGGGGGAGCCCCGCAGACGGTGGACGTGGTGGGGCCCGTCTGCGAGACGGGCGACTTCCTGGCCCGGGATCGCCCGCTTCCACCGCTGGAGGTGGGGGATCTCCTGGCTGTGCGCGATGCGGGGGCCTACGGCTTCTGCATGTCCTCGAACTACAACCTGAGGCCCCGCGCCGCCGAGGTCTTGGTTGCGGAGGGGGGCCTGCGCCTCATCCGCCGCCGGGAGACTTTCGAGGACCTGATCCGGACCGAGACCTGA
- a CDS encoding serine hydrolase codes for MEKGLTRALALALLLTAPAAAADLSPKEAVLWEKLKARIEAVDRGLDGVLGVSVRDLKTGATFELRGHEVFPTASSIKVAVLYELFLEAEEGKIDLAEVMHPPLPRVRGGGVLMELGDRVALTWRDLAVLMMGWSDNEATNLLIARLGMDAVNRRLDGLGLPVTRLRRRMMDLPAARRGDENVSTPTELRALMETLYKGAGLASARGKDALKVAATPKASAFRVPLPEDLSILDKPGELEGVRCVTAVVDLPGRPYAAAVMTTYLRRDKEGEAAIREISAALYETFSRLAQASEYGRIISEK; via the coding sequence ATGGAAAAGGGACTGACGCGCGCCTTGGCCCTGGCCCTCCTCCTGACCGCTCCCGCGGCCGCGGCCGACCTCTCCCCCAAGGAAGCCGTGCTCTGGGAGAAGCTCAAGGCCCGCATCGAGGCCGTGGACCGCGGCCTCGACGGCGTGCTCGGAGTCTCCGTCCGGGATCTGAAGACGGGGGCCACCTTCGAGCTGCGGGGACACGAGGTCTTCCCCACCGCCTCCTCGATCAAGGTCGCGGTCCTCTACGAGCTCTTCCTGGAGGCCGAGGAGGGGAAGATCGACCTCGCGGAGGTCATGCACCCCCCCCTCCCCCGCGTTCGCGGCGGGGGCGTGCTCATGGAGCTGGGGGACCGGGTGGCCCTCACCTGGCGGGACCTGGCCGTGCTGATGATGGGCTGGTCGGACAACGAGGCCACCAACCTGCTGATCGCGCGGCTGGGGATGGACGCCGTCAACCGCCGCCTGGACGGGCTCGGTCTCCCCGTCACCCGGCTGCGCCGGCGGATGATGGACCTCCCGGCGGCGCGCCGCGGCGACGAGAACGTCTCCACCCCCACCGAGCTCCGGGCCCTGATGGAGACCCTCTACAAGGGGGCCGGCCTCGCCTCCGCGCGCGGGAAGGACGCGCTCAAGGTGGCCGCCACCCCCAAGGCCTCAGCGTTCCGGGTCCCTTTGCCGGAGGACCTCTCGATTCTGGACAAGCCAGGAGAGCTCGAGGGCGTCCGCTGCGTGACGGCGGTGGTGGACCTGCCCGGACGACCCTACGCCGCCGCGGTCATGACCACCTATCTGCGGCGGGACAAGGAGGGGGAGGCGGCGATTCGGGAGATCTCGGCCGCCCTCTACGAGACCTTCTCCCGGCTGGCCCAGGCCAGCGAGTACGGGCGGATCATCAGCGAGAAGTGA
- a CDS encoding tetratricopeptide repeat protein: protein MIGSPRLRRSPWLVLVLVAAGFVGLPPLLLPASDPTMRARPIILLGLDAADWLVIDPLLAAGKLPTLARLKAAGRTGILLSTPPLVSPIVWTTIATGRRPEDHRVLDFMVDLPAGGQAPITSAARRVQALWNIFSAAGRRVGVVGWWATWPAEAVNGTIASDRVAPQLIRADAAPDPRAFAPASEARILAAALVRASDITQEALTAYVPLTAAQYESARTALATPGARFYRDPFAHLAVIVASTRTHSRLAEAILAAGQPDLLLVYLEEIDSISHLFVRDPRLGPLAIERAYRDADELLSRLAARSAPDTWILVCSDHGFYPPDAAIAEDPADLAGPATAWHRPYGIVAAVEARVLAGKGEALGAAVGSVTPLDLAPTVLHAAGLPVSLEMPGRVVTALLPDEAAARAVVKVPSLEPARRPEPPAAAAAADPDERERLLALGYIGAATTSLAGQNLGEVLYRRGNYAGAERELRAVVEAQPQNVAALLWLAKAVREQGRTQAAFALYARALGLSADHGDVLIETVDLAVSSGLKEEARRLLAGFRPAPRSAAAVPVARAILAASDGQADLAERELRAALAADPLSIPALSRLLDLLSAGRHPQEAVPPLSRAAQMAPGSPRLAALLGEARLAAGDAAGAEASLQHALRLAPDGAPIMIDLARAQLAQGREDRALTTLLPAPPSRERSILLGAAHARQRHWGEAAIHYRAALEEGPATPELLNGLGYAQLELGQTAEAAQLFGRSLAMDKNQPDISRLLAGLVRGR from the coding sequence ATGATCGGGAGCCCACGCCTCCGGCGCTCGCCATGGCTCGTTCTAGTGCTCGTGGCGGCGGGCTTCGTCGGCCTGCCTCCCCTCCTCCTCCCCGCCTCCGACCCGACCATGCGGGCGCGCCCCATCATCCTCCTGGGCCTCGACGCCGCCGACTGGCTGGTTATCGATCCCCTCCTTGCCGCCGGTAAGCTCCCGACCCTCGCGCGCCTCAAGGCCGCCGGCCGGACCGGCATCCTGCTCTCCACCCCGCCCCTCGTCTCACCCATCGTCTGGACCACGATCGCCACCGGGCGGCGGCCCGAGGACCACCGCGTCCTCGACTTCATGGTGGACCTGCCCGCGGGGGGACAGGCCCCGATCACCTCCGCGGCCCGCCGCGTCCAGGCCCTTTGGAACATCTTCTCGGCCGCGGGGCGCCGGGTGGGAGTCGTGGGCTGGTGGGCCACCTGGCCCGCGGAGGCCGTCAACGGCACCATCGCTTCCGATCGCGTGGCGCCCCAGCTCATCCGTGCGGACGCCGCCCCCGACCCCCGGGCGTTCGCTCCCGCCTCGGAGGCGCGGATTCTCGCTGCGGCCCTGGTGCGGGCGAGCGACATCACGCAGGAGGCGCTCACCGCCTACGTGCCGCTCACGGCCGCCCAGTACGAGTCGGCGCGGACGGCCCTGGCCACGCCCGGCGCGCGCTTCTACCGAGACCCCTTCGCCCACCTGGCCGTGATCGTGGCCAGCACGCGCACCCACTCCCGGCTGGCGGAAGCTATCCTGGCCGCGGGCCAGCCCGACCTCCTCCTCGTGTACCTGGAGGAGATCGACAGCATCTCGCACCTCTTCGTCCGCGACCCCCGCCTGGGCCCCCTCGCCATCGAGCGCGCCTACCGGGACGCGGACGAGCTGCTCTCGCGCCTGGCCGCGCGAAGCGCCCCCGACACGTGGATTCTGGTTTGCTCGGACCACGGGTTCTACCCGCCGGACGCGGCCATCGCCGAGGATCCCGCGGACCTGGCGGGGCCGGCCACGGCCTGGCACCGACCCTACGGGATCGTGGCCGCGGTGGAGGCCCGGGTCCTGGCGGGAAAAGGGGAGGCCTTGGGGGCGGCGGTGGGCTCGGTCACCCCCCTGGACCTGGCACCCACCGTTCTCCACGCGGCGGGCCTGCCTGTCAGCCTGGAAATGCCCGGCCGGGTGGTGACCGCCCTCCTCCCCGACGAGGCGGCGGCGCGCGCCGTGGTCAAGGTCCCGTCGCTGGAGCCGGCTCGCCGTCCCGAGCCGCCCGCGGCCGCGGCCGCCGCCGATCCCGACGAACGCGAGCGACTTCTAGCCCTCGGCTACATCGGCGCCGCCACCACCTCCCTCGCCGGCCAGAATCTGGGCGAGGTCCTCTACCGCCGGGGGAACTACGCGGGGGCGGAGCGCGAGCTGCGCGCGGTGGTGGAGGCCCAGCCCCAGAACGTGGCCGCCCTGCTCTGGCTGGCCAAGGCGGTGCGGGAGCAGGGTCGCACCCAGGCCGCGTTCGCGCTCTACGCGCGGGCCCTCGGCCTCTCCGCCGACCACGGTGACGTCCTGATCGAGACCGTGGACCTGGCGGTCTCCTCGGGCCTCAAAGAGGAGGCCCGACGCCTCCTGGCCGGATTCAGGCCCGCGCCCCGTAGCGCGGCCGCGGTCCCCGTGGCCCGGGCCATCCTGGCCGCCTCTGATGGCCAGGCCGACCTGGCCGAGCGCGAGCTCAGGGCCGCGTTGGCCGCCGACCCCCTCTCCATCCCGGCGCTCTCCCGCCTCCTCGACCTGCTGTCCGCTGGCCGCCACCCCCAAGAGGCCGTTCCCCCGCTGAGCCGGGCGGCCCAGATGGCGCCCGGTTCGCCGCGTCTGGCCGCCCTCCTCGGCGAGGCCCGTCTGGCCGCAGGCGACGCGGCGGGGGCGGAAGCGTCGCTCCAGCACGCCCTGCGTCTCGCCCCCGACGGCGCCCCCATCATGATCGACCTGGCGCGGGCCCAGCTCGCCCAGGGCCGTGAGGACCGCGCGCTCACCACCCTCCTTCCCGCCCCGCCCTCGAGGGAGCGGAGCATCCTCCTCGGCGCCGCCCACGCTCGGCAGCGTCATTGGGGGGAAGCGGCCATCCACTATCGAGCCGCCCTCGAGGAGGGCCCGGCCACGCCCGAGCTGCTGAACGGCCTCGGCTATGCCCAGCTCGAGCTCGGCCAGACGGCCGAGGCCGCCCAGCTCTTCGGGCGCTCTCTGGCCATGGACAAGAACCAGCCGGACATCAGCCGCCTGCTGGCCGGGCTGGTCCGGGGCCGCTGA
- a CDS encoding amino acid carrier protein, protein MPGPGGAAAALTAAVLWTSDLVWGWWTMALLLGTGLFLSVRYRFVQVTRFREALGALVSPADAGAGGALSPFQAFMTALAASIGTGNIAGVATAVVSGGPGAVFWIWCYGFFATTIKFTEAVLGIRFRHLSEGRLSAGPMHYLRDGLNLPRLAWIYALIASIAALTTTPFSQPNSIAVVMKSQFQVPTLVSGVGVAILTWLVIIGGVKSIGRAAERLAPLKVILYLAGGLIVIVGHAGRLPEVLALIFREAFSLRAAGGSVAGLGIMVAMRYGLARGIYANEAGYGTAAVAYGTAKSQQPVRQGLNAVMEVFIVSGVTSTISALTILVSGVWRSGLTSTAVVAEAFNTTLPVAGGWVVAFCALLFGYTTLIGWAYYGEQFLEYAFGPFLTVPYRWLYCALIVLGATIKVETVWAWGDLMNGLQIFPNLVGVLGLSGIAAATLRREGKG, encoded by the coding sequence ATGCCCGGCCCCGGGGGCGCTGCGGCCGCCCTGACCGCCGCCGTCCTTTGGACGAGCGACCTCGTCTGGGGCTGGTGGACGATGGCCCTGCTGCTGGGCACGGGACTCTTTCTCAGCGTCCGTTACCGCTTCGTCCAGGTGACGCGCTTCCGGGAAGCCCTGGGCGCCCTCGTCTCCCCGGCGGACGCGGGGGCGGGGGGGGCGCTCTCCCCGTTCCAGGCCTTCATGACCGCGCTCGCCGCCTCCATCGGCACCGGGAATATCGCGGGGGTGGCCACCGCGGTCGTCTCCGGAGGCCCGGGGGCGGTCTTCTGGATCTGGTGCTACGGATTCTTTGCCACCACCATCAAGTTCACGGAGGCGGTGCTCGGCATCCGCTTCCGACACCTCTCCGAGGGGCGGCTTTCCGCCGGCCCCATGCACTACCTCCGGGACGGACTGAACCTCCCCCGCCTGGCCTGGATCTACGCCCTCATCGCGAGCATAGCCGCCCTCACCACCACCCCCTTCAGCCAGCCGAACTCGATCGCGGTCGTGATGAAGAGCCAGTTCCAGGTCCCCACCCTGGTCTCGGGGGTGGGGGTCGCGATCCTGACCTGGCTGGTCATCATCGGCGGCGTCAAGTCCATCGGCCGGGCCGCGGAACGGCTGGCTCCCCTGAAGGTGATTCTCTATCTGGCCGGGGGCCTGATCGTCATCGTCGGCCACGCGGGGCGCCTGCCGGAGGTGCTGGCCCTCATCTTTAGGGAGGCCTTCTCGCTGCGCGCCGCGGGGGGGAGCGTGGCTGGGCTCGGCATCATGGTGGCCATGCGCTACGGCCTGGCCCGCGGCATCTACGCCAACGAGGCCGGGTACGGCACCGCCGCCGTGGCTTACGGCACCGCCAAGAGCCAGCAGCCGGTCCGGCAGGGGCTGAACGCGGTCATGGAGGTCTTCATCGTCTCCGGCGTCACCTCCACGATCAGCGCCCTGACCATCCTGGTCAGCGGGGTCTGGCGATCGGGGCTCACCAGCACGGCGGTGGTGGCGGAGGCCTTCAACACCACCTTGCCCGTGGCGGGGGGCTGGGTGGTGGCCTTCTGCGCTCTCCTCTTCGGCTACACCACACTCATCGGCTGGGCCTACTACGGCGAACAGTTCCTGGAATACGCCTTCGGCCCGTTCCTGACCGTGCCCTACCGATGGCTCTATTGCGCCCTGATCGTGCTCGGGGCCACCATCAAGGTGGAGACGGTCTGGGCCTGGGGCGACCTCATGAACGGCCTGCAGATCTTTCCCAACTTGGTGGGCGTCCTGGGCCTCTCGGGTATCGCGGCCGCTACCCTGCGCAGGGAGGGGAAGGGCTGA
- a CDS encoding sulfatase-like hydrolase/transferase — protein MARQPPAAFSRGATWSGRRLTAAALSMLLLALVVAVLWRRGRLPPHVLLVTIDTLRADHLGCYGDKGAETPVLDGLAGRGTRFAVAVAHVPLTTPSHASILTGLTPLRHGIRDNGGFVLPEGIPTLASLLHGAGYRTAAFVSGFPLDRRFGLGRGFDTYDDRLPYGDDPRRAAYVERRADATTEAALRWLAGAGADRAPPWLLWVHYFDPHAPYEPPGELATRFAERPYDGEIAFVDGQLGRLLRGLEEKGLAASTLVLVTSDHGESLGEHGEETHGVFVYDSTVRVPWIMAGPGVPRGRVATTVARGIDVTPTLLDLAGQPVPSSMEGRSLKGAMAGPLPDAPAYLESEFTRLQLGWAPLRGWRTATWKLIDAPRPELYALEVDGSEARNRFSDEPATATALQASLKAALAVTTPRAAAPAEAGTAERLRALGYLGGGGSAPATASGRDPKQGIVLLRQIERGIAEARSDPELAVRELTAALKEDPQMTLARRYRAIAHAQARDFPAAVADLEALEKENRSTGEDLVLLGECLWRLDRSADALQALDRAARILPRSPEPLLGRARTLRSQGREDEAVRSYEQILARVPDQPEALRGLADIALGRGELPKAAALYDQIQQQDPADLGALIKRGVLAVRTGRLPEAIGLFRRALEIDPGQAEALLDLGGALAKSGRAAEAVPYLERALKTGPRTPLALNSLGFARLESGDTRGGLEALRASLALDPRQPQVAEVVAQLSAGRAPAGARP, from the coding sequence ATGGCCCGGCAGCCTCCCGCGGCTTTTTCCCGCGGCGCCACCTGGTCGGGGCGGCGGCTGACGGCGGCGGCGCTCTCGATGCTCCTCCTCGCCTTGGTCGTGGCCGTCCTCTGGCGCCGTGGCCGCCTCCCGCCGCACGTCCTCCTCGTCACCATCGACACCCTCCGCGCCGACCACCTGGGCTGCTACGGCGACAAGGGAGCGGAGACGCCCGTCCTGGACGGCCTGGCCGGGCGGGGGACGCGCTTCGCGGTCGCGGTCGCCCATGTGCCGCTCACGACCCCCTCCCACGCCTCGATCCTCACCGGGTTGACTCCCCTCCGGCACGGCATCCGGGACAACGGGGGCTTCGTGCTCCCCGAGGGCATCCCCACCCTGGCCAGCCTCCTCCACGGGGCCGGGTACCGGACCGCGGCCTTCGTCTCCGGCTTCCCCCTCGACCGCCGCTTTGGCCTCGGCCGCGGCTTCGACACCTACGACGACCGCCTGCCCTACGGCGACGACCCCCGGCGGGCGGCCTACGTGGAGCGGAGGGCGGACGCGACCACGGAGGCGGCGCTGCGCTGGCTGGCCGGCGCCGGTGCCGACCGGGCTCCGCCCTGGCTTCTCTGGGTGCACTACTTCGACCCCCACGCCCCCTACGAGCCGCCCGGCGAGCTCGCCACCCGCTTCGCTGAGCGCCCCTACGACGGCGAGATCGCCTTTGTGGATGGACAGCTGGGCCGGCTCCTCCGGGGGCTGGAAGAAAAAGGCCTCGCCGCGAGCACGCTGGTGCTGGTGACCTCGGATCACGGGGAGAGCCTGGGCGAGCATGGTGAGGAGACGCACGGGGTCTTTGTCTACGATTCCACCGTCCGCGTGCCCTGGATCATGGCCGGGCCGGGTGTGCCCCGCGGGCGGGTGGCCACCACGGTGGCGCGGGGGATCGACGTGACCCCCACCCTCCTGGACCTGGCGGGTCAGCCGGTGCCGTCGTCGATGGAGGGCCGCTCGCTGAAGGGGGCTATGGCCGGGCCGCTACCGGACGCCCCTGCCTATCTCGAATCCGAGTTCACGCGCCTCCAGCTCGGCTGGGCGCCCCTGCGCGGATGGCGGACCGCGACTTGGAAGCTGATCGACGCCCCCCGGCCGGAGCTCTACGCGCTCGAGGTGGACGGGAGCGAGGCGCGCAACCGCTTTTCGGATGAGCCGGCGACCGCGACTGCTTTGCAGGCCTCGCTCAAAGCGGCCCTGGCCGTGACCACCCCGAGGGCGGCCGCCCCCGCCGAGGCGGGGACGGCGGAGAGGCTGCGCGCCCTCGGCTACCTGGGCGGAGGGGGCTCGGCGCCGGCCACGGCCTCCGGGCGGGATCCCAAGCAGGGCATCGTCCTCCTGCGGCAGATCGAGCGCGGCATCGCCGAGGCGCGGAGCGACCCCGAACTGGCCGTCCGCGAGCTGACCGCCGCCCTCAAGGAGGACCCCCAGATGACGCTCGCCCGGCGCTACCGGGCGATCGCGCACGCTCAGGCCCGGGACTTCCCGGCCGCGGTGGCGGACCTTGAGGCCCTGGAGAAGGAGAACCGATCAACCGGCGAAGACCTCGTGCTTCTCGGGGAGTGCCTTTGGCGCCTGGACCGCTCGGCAGACGCGCTCCAAGCCCTGGACCGCGCGGCCCGGATCCTCCCCCGCTCCCCCGAGCCTCTCCTCGGCCGTGCGCGCACCCTTCGCAGCCAAGGGCGGGAAGACGAGGCCGTCCGAAGCTACGAGCAAATCCTGGCCCGGGTTCCGGACCAGCCGGAGGCACTGCGCGGCTTGGCCGACATCGCCCTCGGCCGCGGCGAGTTGCCGAAGGCGGCCGCCCTCTACGACCAGATCCAGCAGCAGGACCCCGCCGACCTCGGGGCCCTCATCAAGCGGGGCGTGCTCGCGGTGCGGACCGGCCGCCTCCCGGAGGCCATCGGCCTCTTCCGAAGGGCGCTGGAGATCGATCCCGGCCAGGCCGAGGCCCTCCTCGACCTGGGGGGGGCCCTCGCCAAGAGCGGACGCGCCGCGGAGGCCGTCCCCTATCTCGAGCGGGCCCTCAAGACGGGGCCCCGCACCCCCCTCGCCTTGAACAGCCTCGGCTTCGCCCGCCTCGAGTCGGGAGACACCCGGGGCGGCCTAGAGGCCCTCCGCGCCTCTCTCGCCCTCGACCCCCGTCAGCCCCAGGTGGCGGAGGTCGTGGCGCAGCTCTCGGCGGGTCGGGCGCCCGCGGGAGCGCGGCCCTGA
- a CDS encoding sulfatase-like hydrolase/transferase, giving the protein MALALAAAAVLGRLALRPPPARPPGRDNLLLVTLDTTRADRLGCYGYAGARTRYLDRLAAEGVRFAQAISPAPITLPAHASIFTGLYPIAHGVRNNGNFTLSDRYPTLATLLKSQGYRTAAFVSSFILDRRYGLARGFDRYDDRMEGAEAQVISLEAERRGDRTALLLARWLEEQAASPGAPFFAWLHLYDPHEPYQPPPPFREMFASSPYDGEIAFDDAVVASILDKLSQLGLKDHTLIAVIGDHGESLGDHGEETHSMFVYEGVLRVPLILWRPGRIPAGVVVQEPVRATDLAPTLLDLLAMPPLKTDHGRSLLPLIQGRSAGPSPPIYAETYLPLFYMNWAPLRSIRDERFKLIDAPRPELYDLASDPKEERNLYGQEAGRARALEEGLERLTGGSEGSMEVGRLDAETAEKLAALGYLGAGSAAAPPPHDAARKEPKDMIGVFNRLRRANRAVRERRFDEALPILQEVLARDPQNAFAIVVTGSAQMGRGRYREGIASFRRYLELVPTSAYAHHWIAVCYLRLGDREAALREAEATLAVDPRFSDARVLKAGVLAARGAYDPAITELRQAVTTDPAKPAIRLDLARVLAEAGHAAEAKAEYNGILTVQADYAPALTGLGALEASGGELEAAARHLRRALEMEPSQDEARFDLAEVLNRQGRRQEAAAEYRRLVEAKDTGPLIRARAREHLASLPP; this is encoded by the coding sequence GTGGCCCTGGCCCTCGCTGCCGCCGCCGTCCTGGGACGGCTCGCCCTCCGCCCGCCCCCGGCCCGACCTCCCGGCCGGGACAATCTCCTGCTCGTGACCCTGGACACGACGCGCGCGGACCGGCTGGGCTGCTACGGGTACGCAGGCGCGCGCACGCGCTATCTCGACCGCCTGGCCGCGGAGGGAGTCCGCTTCGCGCAGGCCATCAGCCCGGCCCCCATCACCCTGCCCGCCCACGCGTCGATCTTCACCGGCCTCTATCCGATCGCCCATGGCGTCCGCAACAACGGCAACTTCACCCTCTCCGACCGCTACCCGACCCTGGCCACCCTCTTGAAATCCCAGGGCTACCGCACCGCGGCCTTCGTGAGCTCGTTCATCCTCGACCGCCGCTATGGCCTTGCCCGCGGCTTTGACCGCTACGACGACCGCATGGAGGGGGCCGAGGCCCAGGTCATCAGCTTGGAGGCGGAGCGCCGGGGGGACCGCACGGCCCTCCTCCTCGCGCGCTGGCTCGAGGAACAAGCGGCCTCCCCGGGGGCCCCCTTCTTCGCCTGGCTGCACCTCTACGACCCCCACGAGCCCTACCAGCCGCCGCCGCCCTTCCGGGAGATGTTCGCAAGCAGCCCCTACGACGGGGAGATTGCCTTCGACGACGCGGTCGTGGCCTCCATCCTGGACAAGCTCTCCCAGCTGGGCCTCAAGGACCACACGCTCATCGCCGTCATTGGCGACCACGGCGAGAGCCTGGGCGACCACGGCGAGGAAACCCACTCGATGTTCGTCTACGAGGGAGTCCTTCGAGTCCCCCTCATCCTCTGGCGCCCGGGACGGATCCCGGCCGGGGTCGTGGTCCAGGAGCCGGTCCGGGCCACGGACCTCGCCCCGACCCTCCTCGACCTGCTCGCCATGCCCCCCCTCAAGACCGACCACGGACGGAGCCTCCTCCCCCTGATCCAGGGTCGGAGCGCCGGTCCCTCGCCCCCGATCTACGCCGAGACCTACCTCCCCCTCTTCTACATGAACTGGGCGCCGCTGCGGTCGATTCGCGACGAGAGATTCAAGCTCATCGATGCCCCCCGCCCGGAGCTCTACGACCTCGCCTCCGACCCCAAGGAGGAACGCAACCTCTACGGGCAGGAGGCGGGAAGGGCGCGCGCCCTCGAGGAGGGCCTCGAGCGTCTCACCGGGGGCAGCGAGGGAAGCATGGAGGTGGGCCGACTGGACGCGGAGACGGCGGAGAAGCTCGCCGCCCTCGGTTACCTGGGGGCGGGCTCCGCGGCCGCGCCCCCGCCCCACGACGCCGCGCGCAAAGAGCCCAAGGACATGATCGGGGTCTTCAACCGACTGCGGCGGGCCAACCGCGCGGTCAGGGAGCGTCGCTTCGACGAGGCCTTGCCCATCCTGCAAGAGGTCCTGGCCCGGGACCCCCAGAACGCCTTCGCCATCGTGGTGACGGGGAGCGCGCAGATGGGCCGGGGACGCTACCGGGAGGGCATCGCCTCCTTCCGGAGGTACCTCGAGCTCGTGCCCACGAGCGCCTACGCCCATCACTGGATCGCGGTCTGCTACCTGCGGCTGGGAGACCGGGAGGCGGCCCTGCGCGAGGCGGAGGCCACCCTCGCCGTGGATCCTCGCTTCAGCGACGCCCGCGTCCTCAAGGCGGGCGTCTTGGCCGCGCGGGGGGCTTACGACCCGGCCATCACGGAGCTGCGGCAGGCGGTGACGACCGATCCCGCCAAGCCCGCCATCCGGCTCGACCTCGCCCGCGTTCTGGCCGAGGCCGGTCACGCGGCGGAGGCCAAGGCCGAGTACAACGGCATCCTGACTGTTCAGGCCGACTACGCGCCCGCCCTCACCGGCCTCGGGGCTCTAGAGGCGAGCGGGGGAGAGCTGGAAGCGGCCGCCCGCCACCTCCGCCGGGCCCTCGAGATGGAGCCGAGCCAGGACGAAGCGCGCTTCGACTTGGCGGAGGTCCTGAATCGGCAGGGGCGGCGCCAGGAGGCGGCCGCGGAATACCGCCGCCTGGTCGAGGCCAAGGACACGGGGCCGCTCATCCGGGCCCGCGCCCGGGAGCACCTCGCTTCTCTCCCCCCCTAG